aGAAAAATTAAGAAAAAAAAttaaaaaaaggaaaaaaactgaagaaaaaagaaaaatcGAAGAAAAAAAGGGTTCTGTCGCATACCGTCCTGGCCTTCCACGTCCCGGAAGTATTCGGCGATAGTAAGACCCGTCAGAGCGACACGGGCACGAGCTCCGGGGGGCTCGTTCATCTGGCCGAAGACAAGGGCGACCTTGGAGTCGCCGTCGAGCTGAATGACGGAGGTCTGCTGCATTTCGTGGTACAGGTCGTTACCCTCACGGGTacgctcgccgacgccggtgAAGACGGAATAACCACCGTGGGCCTTGGCAATGTTGTTGATGAGCTCCTGGATGAACACGGTCTTGCCGACACCGGCACCACCGAAGAGACCAATCTTTCCACCACGGGCATAGGGGGCGAGCAGGTCGACGACTTTGATACCGGTAACCAGAATTTCAGCCGTCGTCGACTGGTCAGTGAACGCGGGAGCCTCGGCGTGGATAGGCAGCCTCTTGTCAGACTTGATGGGTCCCCGCTCGTCGATCGGGTCACCGGTGACGTTCATGATACGGCCGAGAGTGGCAGGGCCGACGCTAGACAGAAAACCACGTCAGCCGATGCCCAGATACGGCGGTGGGGCTTCCTCAAGCCCAAACGACTCACGGGATGGTGATGGGAGCACCGGCTGTTGCGACACAGTTAGCGGCTGACGCATGGGATAAAGCGCAAATCGGGAGCCACTCACTATCGGTAGCCTTGGCGCCACGAACCAGACCCTCAGTACCTGGAACCCTGCGTTTAGCACGCCCGTTCAAGCAGCCGGACGACGAGGCAACCAACCGTCCATGGCAATGCACCTCACGACGTTCTCGCCGAGATGTTGCTGTGACCCCGTTAGTACACCGTAGAGCTGCACGGGACGAAAACTTGGCATACCGCAACCTCGAGCACGAGCTTCTGGCCATTGTTGTCGGTCTCGAGGGCGTTGAGAATGGGGGGGAGCTTGTCGGTGTCGAACTTGACTGTCGTCCGTGTCAGCTGCATTCAGCGGGAAGCTGGAGGTGCGTGCGGGAGCGCGTTGAGGCCACAGGGCGGGACTAACCATCGACGACGGCACCTGGTTGATGTTTTCGCGGTTAGCTAAGCGACCCAATTTTCCCGGCACTGGCATTGGGGGATTCGGCAGCGCGTCGGGAACGAAGCTTACCGATGACCTGGTAGATCTTGCCGTCACCAACACCGGCAGTGCTGGCGAACCTGCTGAAGGCCGGGGCCCTGATGTTGAGGCTGGCCGGGCGAGCCGCGCGAcgagcggccgccgcgaacGAAGGACGGGCTGTCCGGGCGAAGGCGGAAATGCCGCTGCGCAGTCGACGAAAAGCTTTGCATCAGCATCAATTGGTCGCAATTGGTGCGAATCGGTACGATAAACTCGGCGGGCCGGCTGCAACTCACCTCTTGAGCATCGTGACGATGATTAAGGGCGGACTTTTGGGACGGTGGATGACAGTGAGGAAAGATGGGCTTCGGGGGAGGAAGAAAACGGGTTCGAAAATCTCTCGACCAGCCTTCCGGCTAGGAGCTGCGGAGCTCCAGTTTCAACACGTGACTTCCTGCTTCGGGAAACTGTGGGCCGCCCCGCCCACCTATTTTCGTGAGAACACGGAACACCTCGCAGTTCCTTCGCTCTTTCTCAAGCTTCACCATAGCATTTTGCCGCGATTCTTCGCTGGCCAACACTCTATAGGTGGAGTTGAGCTCTCCAGCTAGAACTCTTCTTTTGCTATCCACTAGCCAATCCGCGTGAACTTCATCGTAAAGTGCTATggtttatagctttattgTGTGTTATAACCTTTCCTATATAAACAACTGGATCCCACGTTCCTCAACCGAGCTCTTACCGTGTAACTATGGAATACATACCTAGAAGTGCTCTCCCTCCTTCAAGCATCACCGTTTCGCCTTCTCTAGTCATCCTTCTACCTTTCCTGTGATTCACATTCTCTTGGCATTTCCGCATCATAGCCTAGGGCCACCCACCCGGGCTCCTCGAACTGGGAAACACTGAAGAGGATGATATAGGACGGTAATGGCTAGAATAAAGTCTACTATGACATTGACCCTTGCTGTTCAATGtgaggacgaggacaaggacaaggaacCTGCGCTAAGGCCTAtattttttttccttttcttcttttcttcttttcttcttttcttcttttcttcttttcttcttttcttcttttcttcttttctttcttttcttctttcgtttctttttttttctctttttcctttcctttcctttctcctttcctttctcctttcctttctcctttcctttctcctttcctttctcctttcctttctcctttcctttctccttctttctttcttcctttttttttcttttaaAGAAAAAGGAGTTAGTTTCCTTAGAGTGGCTTGAACAAGAGCTCTTGAGTTACTGGGATAGAACTTTGCGGGAGTTCTGAATATAAAGCTGGCCTTGGCAAGAACTGCCACTGCTGGCGAGGAGATACTGAAACCCGTGCTGACCCCCTATGTATCCGTATTGCGTTATATACACGAGGAGCGAGGCTGCAAGGAAGCCTGGAGAGAGGGAAAGCTTTCCTATCCACCAGCTAACTTTCCTTCCAGATCTATTTCATCTGGCAAAGCCACAGCAGTCAGCGAAGTGGTCTTCCAGCCTCCCTACCTATCTACAACTTGGCTAAATCATGTGGCATCTCATGCAACTTTCGATCCCGTCGCTTCACTGACATCCGAGGCTCAGCAGTGCACAGCGGAGGAGCACCCTCTTCTTATCCCCGCCGCCTTTTAGCCCGTGCCCGCAACTGAATACAATGCCCTCCTACCTCCGGGCGCCATCTCCCAGCCGAGAGTATTACTTCTGGGATATTGTCGACTCGGGCGCCAGAACCTAGACCAGAGTCAGATAGAGAACCCAACACACCACGATCCACTGGGTGAGAAAATACCAGAGCAGTCCTGCACGGAATGTAAACATGGGTGCAATTCTTCCTGCCGTTCCACTCGAGCGGCTGCGTGAAGAAGCGGGTGCTCTGGTCGAGGCGGCAGAAGCCGCCGTGCTCCTTGGCATCCGTGTCGAGCACGATGCGGTAGGTGCCGGGGGCCTCGATGCCGATGCGGTAGTCGGTGAAGCTCTGGGTCGGGTGGAAGTTGAAGACGAAtacgacgccggcgcgctcgaagACGATGACCTTGTCGGCCTCGTGCTTGAGCGAGATGTAGGCCTGCGGCGCGTGCAGCCAGCCGTACTTGTCCTCGCAGAGGTTCATGGAGCGGTCGAAGTTGTTGAGGAACTGGTACCGCAGCAGGTGGTCCTCGGTCAGGTtcagctgccgccgcgcgtACCAGAACGAGTTCTGGTTGCCCTCGCGCGGGAAGTCGAGCCACTCTGGGTGCCCGAACTCGTTGCCCTCGAAGTTGAGCCAGCCttcgccggccaggccgtgCGTCAGCAGCCGGATCATCTTGTGCAGCGCCATGCCCCGGTCGATAACCGGAGTGAGCGGCCCGAGGACCGACATGTTGGTGTACAGCTCGGCGTCGCAGAGGTGCATCATGAGCGTCTTGTCTCCAACCAGGCTGCAGGCAAGTTAGCTGCAAGATGGCACGAGAACAGAGCGAAGGAGAAGCTTACGCCTGGTCGTGGCTCTCGGCATAGGCAATCGTCTTCTCCCCGTGGCGGCGGTTTGTCAGAGTCCAGCAAATGTTGCCAATGTCCCAGTCCTcatccttcttctccttgagGATCTTGATCCACATGTCCGGGATGGCCATGGCAAGCCTATAGTCAAACCCAACGCCTCCCAGAGAGAGCGGCAGGCATAGTGCTGGCATGCCCGACACGTCCTCGGCAACGGTGATGACCTCCGGATACAGCGTATGGAGCATCTCGTTGGCCAGCATGAGATAGACGACGGCATCTTCGTCAACGCTGGGCCCGAAGTACTCGTGGTAGCTGCCAGAGAAGCCGCTGTGAGTCCTTGTCAGCATATTGCATCAAGAATGGCTGGCTCAGGCAGGAACTGGAACTGGAGACAAACGCACGTTCCGATGCCGTGATGCAGATAGAGCATGCTAGTCACGCCGTCGAACCGGAAGCCGTCAAAGCGGTACTCGTCCATCCAGAAGCGCAGGTTGCTGAGCAGGAAGCGCAGGACCTCGTGGTGGCCATAGTTGAAGAGCCTGCTGTCCCAGAGCTCGtgccggccccggccgccctcgTGGAAGTACTGATGGTCTGTGCCATCGAACTGGTTCAGCCCGTCCAGCACGTTCTTGGACGCATGGCTGTGCACGACGTCGAGTAGCACCACCAAGCCCAGGCTGTGCGCCACATCGACTAGCTCCTTCAGGTCCTCGGGCTCGCCGTaccggctgctggcggcgaaGAAGTTGTTGACCTGGTAGCCGAAGCTGGCGTAGTAGGCGTGTTCCATGATGGCCATGAGCTGGATGGCGTTGTAACCCAGGTTCTTAATGCGTGGAAGCATGTTCTTGGTGAACTCCTTGTAGGTGGTGACACGCAGCTCGGGCGACGAGATGCCGACGTGGGCCTCGTAGATGCGCAGGCTGGCGGGCTTCTTGGGCCGCTCGTGCTTGAAGGAGTACCTGGATTCCGCGGGGGGGTTCCAGAAGCGGGCATCGTACGCAGGCGAGATGGAGAGGTCCTGCGTGGCGTACTTGATCCAAGCGGGCAGCCTGTCGACCCATTCTGCCGTTGGGAGCTCGAGGGATATCTAGGACTGTCAGGCCGGGGTGCTTTCATATGCGAGCGATCTTCCAGCGGGCGCATACCTTGATTTTGGAGTTGTGCGGTATCGCGGGCTTGCCgtcagcggcgggcgggatTGTAATCTCGAAGACACCGAACTCATTCTTCTTCATAGGATGGGCTTTCCTATCCCACTTGTCTAAGATGCGAGAGGCGCGGTGAGAACCTGCTGTCCCTGAGATACGGGGCACGGCCGAGCGAACTCACTGAAGTCGCCGATCAGAGAAGCTCGGACAGCATTAGGCGCCCATTCCCTGTACACAATGGTACCGTCGCCTTTCACTCGCAGGCCGAAGATATCCGTCCCCTGAAACTGATCAGCTTGAGCCCCTGAAAGTAGTCCGAATCAGCTGGCGCACCTTGCTGAACTTGTCCAGGCCGCCTTCGGTCTCGTTAAGCCGCTTGATCCATTCCTGAGCCTTGGCGTAGCGTCGCTTCAGCGAGTCCTGGAAAGGCGAGAGCCAAGGGTCAAGCTTCAAGACTCCTGTAATCCGTATCCAGCTGGGTCAGTgacccgcacccgcaccagcaccagcaccccAGAGACGGAGATAATGCGAGGAGTGACACACCGGTGCCATCCTTGGGGATATCGTCTCCGGCCACTTTTCCCCCGCCCACCAGCGTGTTTGACGAGTTCACCGCAATGGGATCCATCTTTGCTGCGCCCTGTGTATCCGGCTCTCGGAGGCTCCAAAGGTGCAATTCCCGCTCCTATGGATGCTCTGATCAAGGTCCTGGTACGGAGGCACACCCAGATGTTTCACCTGCCACTGGGACAAGGAATGTGAGTCCAATGTGGCCGTTAGAGGCGGCGTCTCGAGAATGAACAAATTGACCGTCGCGCTCGCTGGAGTCGCGCCTGGAGCTAGGTAAATGCGTACTAAACAACGCGCGAGCTCGTCGGTGAGCTTGGAGCTTTGGGTGGCCGGTCCAGGAGAGCAGTGGGATGTCTTGTAACGAATGCGCAAACGCAAGATTACATCATGTCTCCCGTTCTTAGGCCCCTTGTCCCCTCCCCAATCCAACCAAAACACTTCACCCCTACCTCGGTAGCCTAAGGAGCTGGAGCTTTACCTAGTGGCTACCAGTTGCCTTGGCCCCCTGTGCCGCCTCAATTCCACTTGGCAAGGCCGACTTCGTGCGCCAATCTCAAATGCTGCTGCACCGCCTTATCGCAGGTGGGAGTGTGATAACTAGGTACCTTACACTAAAGCAGTGAATGTGAATGTGAGGCAGATGCCGCTCGCATTCCGCGGCGAGAGGTGGGGCTTTCAGGACCTACCCGTATCCATACGTCTATACAGTGCccccctggtttgtttgttagtttggtactTACGGTGGGCCACAACAAGGGTTTGAAAGCCAATCAACAATGGAGTACAAAAACTGTACAGTACTTAATCTTccatagaaaaacagaagcgAAACAGGTCACTCTCAGTACCCCGTGTACCCCCCCGATTCTCAAtcacctgcgccagccgcctTGGCATAGAATGAACCCGACCAACCGCAACAGATAGTCAGAGGGCACTGCATTCCACACCTACAAAATAGCTTCCTTCAATGCCTCGCCGGTTGGCCGGGTAGGATAGTTGCGTTCGATCCACCGCTTCATTCAAATGGCTGattggctgatttggctgccctggccgatTTTGAAGGATTTGATGGTTTTGATGATGGTGATGCTTTTTTGATGGTTTGGTGGAATGCAGTGCCAGACCTGGGAGCTAGGAACCGAACCGGTGGGTAAAACTGCCGAtttttggttggctgcagggccctgtcaaaaagtggggcgaagaaccaaactaacaaacaaaccagggttGTACTGTACTATCCCACTGCAGTGATCGGACCCGAGCTAAGGAACTACCTTACCTTCCGTACAGTGGGTCATCAGGGAGGGTAGCTGCGGCAAGTGGAGGCTTAGGTAGTTAACGCTCCTTCCATTCCAGTGGCCAGCGTTCCCCGCAGTGCCCATGATGCTTCCCCGTTTGCGCAATCGCCATCCAACGGGCTTGGCTCCTGCTTGACCAGGCATGGGGCTGCTCCGTCATCCCCCCGCCTCTGGGCCTCCGTCCACGAAGTCAAGACAAGTTTTCCCAAAAAGCAGGCCTTGAGACTTGGGCTGCAATTTATCTTCCATTTGTGTAGAAAGCCCGCCGTCCAGCCCAGAGCATGACCGCCGGCCAAGTACCAGTACGATGATGTCGCTGCTCGCGCGACCAagagcgccgccgagcgtcGCCACCCTCCGAGCCTCCCGGGGCCGCGTCCGCGGTCGGGTCCGGCTTCGACATCCGGCCTTCGGCTACTCGACATCAAGCTCCCTCCTCTCGAGCCCGCGCCGGACGAACGATTTCACTTCCGGGTACACCAGCACATACGATCCGAACCAAGAAACCGGCCGTGGGCCCATCTTCGACAAGCACACCTTCGGCGTCCCGCAGTTTTATCCGCGCGACCTGAAGAGGCGGGTGGACGATTacgtcgtcggccaggaGCGCGCCAAGAAGATCATATGTTCAGTCATTTTCAACCATTACCAGGgcttgcggcggcggcagcaccacgaGCTGCAAGACCAGCGCTTGCGCGAGAAGCTGCAGCGGCAACAGTTCGCCCAGAACCAGCAGGCTCTTTATGAGCGTGCCCCTCGGGATCTCCCCCGGGAGACGGAAGGTAGGCGGCGGCCCCCGCGTCGTTATGAGTTCGCTGCGGGATCTGGTGGATCGACTGACGATGACTTACCACCCCAAAGATGAATTTCCGGGGCACCATGAATCTGTCCGAGGCGCTTACCCAGGCCCGGACAGCCCGGCCGACTTCCGCGCAGATGACTTTTACATCCCCGAGGACGCATCCACGCCCGAACATGTCAAGATCGACAAGAGCAACCTGCTCCTCATTGGACCTACTGGCGTGGGGAAGACGTACATTCTCGAGTGCGTAACCGAGGGATCGCGTCTCGCCTGCGCGCGAACCCTTGGCTGACTGCCGTGGTACAGGACCCTGAGCAAAAAGCTCAACGTACCGTTCACCATAAGCGACTGCAACTCGTTCACGCAAGCCGGGTACATCGGACAGGACGTCGAGTCGTGCATCGAACGGCTGCTCATCGAGGCCAATTATGATACCAAGGCGGCCCAGAACGGGATCGTGGTGCTCGACGAGTTCGACAAGATCGCGAAGCGCGACACGACGAACGGGAGAGACGTAGGAGGCGAAGGGGTACAGCAAGCGCTTTTGAAGCTTGTGGAAGGCACCAAGGTTACGATCAACATCAAGGACAACAGATCATCGCGCACGACACCGAACAACCCACCCGGCGGCTAcgggccgacgacgccgccgtcggcgcccccGTCTGGCAAGGTCGACCAGTATATCATCGACACCTCGAACATTCTCTTCGTCTTCTCGGGTGCGTTTGTCGGCCTGGAGAAGGTAGTGCTTCGGAGGGTCGCAAAGCCGTCGATCGGGTTCGGCTCCGAAGTGCGCGGGCGCGATTTCTCACTCTCTAGTGGGAAGGATATCCTTCCCCCGGAGATGTACAACCATCTTCCGCACCAACCGGCTTTCCCTGGCGGGTcgaccggcggcgggttcACGCCGCTGGATTTAACCACGCCGGCCGACCTCCAAGCCTACGGCTTCATCCCGGAGCTGATCGGGCGGCTGCACAACATCTGCGCGCTGACGCCGCTGTCTCTCGACGAGCTCTACCGCATCCTGACGGAGCCCCGCAACAGCCTGGTGGCGCAGTACACGGCCCTGTTTGAGACGTACCCCAGCAAGCTGTTCTTCACGCGCCGGGCGTTGTACGCCATCGCCCAGCGGGCGGCCAAGAACGAGACGGGCGCGCGCGGGCTCAAGATGGAGATGGAGCGCGTGCTGGCCGAGCCCATGTTCGACGCGCCGATGCCGTACGTGCTCATCACCGAGGCGTGCGTCAACGGCACCGAGAAGGCGTGCTACTGGGGCAAGGACGGAAAGTTGGAGCTTGAACGGCGGATCCTGGAGGAGGATGGAGATCCGAACgcgggcgagcaggccgacgtGACGCTTGAGCAGTTCCGCGAGGCGGGACTGAGCGGTGCTTGAGCGCCGAGAGAAGGGCTGGGTATATACGATTTATGCGGCAAAGGACATTATGACGAGGCGTTCGGTAGGGTATGGGCAGGTACTCTGAGTTTGCTTTTTGGATCCGGGACATACAGTTGGGAGGTGGACTTGGCGCATCGCTTTTACTGCCCGTTGAGAGGGCACAGATGGGTTATTCTGCGGTCCGGCAAGCATGAGCGTGGTTGGCAATAGACCGGCATATAGCTGGATCCAGCAGATCTTCAATGAAGCGGGCAGTGGAACCCATATCAGTGTTTACTTGGGAGTGTGATGCCTCACGGGCGGGCAGCGTACTTACCCACCTTGAGCTCTGTGTCGGTGGCTTGATTGCATCATCCCGCAGGGGGTGGGGCGGCGGTTTCGGAGATGCTCAGCTTCTGAAAAAAAATGAGGGGCATTGTTGGGTCTACCTACCTGAGTGATTGACTCTTGCAACCTCCAACTGCCCCTCCTCGAAGCATCACAGCACACGGCACGACTCTTACCAGTATCGCCGGCTTGTTATTCACCCAGCTTCTGTCCACAAGCTCCCACGGTCGCCTCTTACCTTCCAAGGTTCCCAGCCGAGCTCGATGCAGTGATAATTCATCTCAACTAACCCTCGATCCCACCCCTCCTCAGGCTCTCTCGTCCCACCTTCAGCCAACCTACCCACTGAATACTTGCCAAACACTCCCCGTCAAAAACACACCGcgaaccaccaccaccacccctcTACCAAAGATGGCAGCCCCCGCGCCGTCATCCACCACCGCACCCAACCCCACctcaaccaccaccacggaCCCATCCTCTTTATTCGCCCCCacagcagaagcagcagaagcagcagcagaaggaggaggagcaaaACCAACAGCCTCGATCACCCCGCTCCCGCCCTTCACGCCCGACCTGTACCAGCGCGCCTGGTGCTCGGTGCCGCACccgacgctgccgctgctcgcgACCGCCCACGCCAAGTCGGTCACCGTCTTCTCGCTCGCCACGCTCGCCAAGCACAGCGCGCTGACCGGCGGGCACGCGCGCTCCGTGCGCGCCGTCGCGTGGCAGCCCCCCCGAGgcggtggcagcggcggcggcggctgggcggggCAGGAcggggggaggaggaaaaggaggaggaggcggttgGGGTTGGTTACGGGGAGTTTTGATGCGACTGCGGGCATGTGGAGTTTTGttgagggcggcggtgggggggaggatgaggaggaggagggtgggTTGGAGCGGGAGGTGCGGTTTGGTGACGACGGCGGTCTTGGGGATGGCGAGGGGGAAGACAAGGAGTGGGAGTTTGATCTCGTCCTGGAGGGCCACGAGAACGAGGTCAAGGGCCTGGCCTTCTCGCCTGGCGGGCAGTACCTCGCGACGTGCAGCCGCGACAAGTCGGTGTGGATCTGGGAGGACGTGTCGGGTGGTGAggacgtcgtcgacggcggcgacgacgagggcgagtGGGAGACGGTGGCGGTGCTGAGCgagcacgacggcgacgtcAAGGCCGTCGCGTGGTGTCCGTCGCACCTGCCCAACGCGCGCGCCAGGCGGCACCACTACAGCGCCGATGTGCTTGCCAGCGCCAGCTATGACAACACGGTGCGCATCTGGCGCGAGgatgccgacggcgagtGGGTGTGCgtggcggtgctggaggGCCACGACGGCACCGTCTGGGGCTTGCAGTGGGAGGGCAGGGCGCGGCCGGACGGCCGGTTCCCGCGGCTGATGACCTTCTCGGCGGATGGGACGGTCAAGGTGTGGACGCTGcgcgaagaggaagaggaggaggacaacgACGCAGATGGCAGCGGACGGGGGGCGAATCCCTTCCAGTCCGGTTTCGGCGGCATCCCGAATACCATGCGGCGGTCGCTCAGGGAGGAGTGGGATTGCACGGCCGTGCTGCCCAAGGTGCATTCGCGGGACGTGTATTCGGTGTCGTGGAGCGCCGAGACGGGGCTCGTAGCCAGTACCGGGGGTGACGGCGTCATTGCGCTTTACGCCGAGGATGAAAGCGCCCCGTCTCGGGGTGCAGAGGCTGGCGACGCTGAGAACGGGACGCCCGGCCCGAAGGGCAACTGGCGGGTCCTGGCCACCGTTCCCAACGCCCACGGACCGTACGAGATCAACCACATCACATGGTGTAAGCGGTTTGACCCGGGCGCCGAGCAGAGGGGCAAGGAGGAGATGTTGGTCACGacgggcgacgacggcgtcgtccgGCCGTGGCAGGTCAGGATATAGCCGTTGTAGTGGGCAGTTAGACTTGAATATCTAATAGTGACAATGCCATTGCCTTTCAGCGGCGAGCTGGAACCAGCATGGCATAATCCTACCGACACCGCTCAACTACCTACAGGTTTTGAAGCAACACTCAGCGCGGTCGTCCCTGAACACCTCCATCACCATGCCTGACAGCTGGAAACAACATCAATCCGGAACAGCATACCCATCGGCATCTCCTCAACAATTTGGTATCCGTTCACATTGCCATGCAATAAACCATTGAGTTCAAATTTTGTACATACATGCTTCCCTGTTCTCGAAGCCGAGAAGATAACTACTACCCAGCCAAGAGAGTACCATACCCCAATCGAACGGAGACATCATCatgagagagagagagcgacaaaggaaaagaaaggaCTAATGATGATTCTCCCTGCCCGTAGTCTATGTATGGATTTCAATCGATGCAAGAAATGATGATACAACGAGGGAAACGAGACAACCAGCGCGTCCGTCACGTCGCGTCGCGTTCTACTCGCCCTTCAGCTTGTCCTGCTTCACGGTGAAGGCCATTTCCAAcaggtcctcctcctccttcttgtGCGACGCCTTCAGGCCGGTGGCCACGGACGCGCTCGGGTTGCGGCCGGCGTACATGACATGCTTGCGGTCGTGGTACTTGGTCTGGTTGAGCAGCGTCTCGATGCGCGGCTGCGTGTAGCTCCAGGCGCCCGCGTTGAGCGGCTCCTCCTGGGCCCAGACGATGGTCTTGGCGTTGGGGTACCGGTCCAGGttctcgcgcagctgctccCACGGGAAGGGGTGGAGCTGCTCGATGCGCGTGAAGGCGACGTCGTCGATCTTGTGGTCGGCGCGGTACTTGTGCAGCGCCGCGTACACCTGGCCCGAGCACAGGATGACCCGGTCGATCTCCTCGGGCGCCTTGATCTCGCCCGACTCGTGCGCCGGGTCGGGGATGATCCACCGGAATTGCGAGTCGCCGGTGAACTCCTCGATGTTGGAGCGGGCCAGCGGGTGGCGGAGCAGCGCCTTAGAGAAGAACAGGATGAGGGCTAGAAATTTGACAAGAGTTAGTCAGGGGAACGGCGGATGAATGACCGTCTTACGCTGCTCCGTAATGCAGAGAAGTAAAAGAGAAAGAAACTTACGCTTCCGGAATTGCCGGTTCatctggcggcggaggatgTGGAACAGGTTGGCGGGCGTGGTCATGTAGGCAACCTGCATGTTGCAGTcctggtgctggcggtgcagCTTCTCGGGCGAGGGGAAGACGCGAGAATCCTCGTTGCAGAGCTGGAGGAAGCGCTCCAGGCGGCCGGACGAGTGCTCGGGACCCTGGCCGTCGTAGCCGTGGGGCAGCGACATGACCAGGCCGGTGCGCTGCACCCACTTTTGCTCGCCGGAGGCGATGAACTGGTCGATGATGCACTGCGCGTTGTTGGCAAAGTCGCCGAACTGGGCCTCCCACATGACGAAGCCGTTGGGGTCCGTCAGCGAGTAGCCGTACTCGAAGCCGAGAGCGCCGTACTCGCTGAGCGACGAGTTGGAGATGACAAACTTGCCCTGGTCCTTGCTGATGTGCTGGAGCGGCGTGTACGTGTCCTCGGTCTCCTGGTCGTGGAAGACGGCGTGGCGCTGCGAGAAGGTGCCGCGCTCGACGTCCTGGCCGGAAACGCGGACGTGGCGGCCCTCGGTCACCATGCTGCCGAaggccagcgcctcggcggtCGACCAGTCGATGTTCTTGCCCTCGAGGACCGACTTGGT
The nucleotide sequence above comes from Thermothielavioides terrestris NRRL 8126 chromosome 6, complete sequence. Encoded proteins:
- a CDS encoding glycoside hydrolase family 13 protein (CAZy_ID 269882) → MDPIAVNSSNTLVGGGKVAGDDIPKDGTGVLKLDPWLSPFQDSLKRRYAKAQEWIKRLNETEGGLDKFSKGTDIFGLRVKGDGTIVYREWAPNAVRASLIGDFNKWDRKAHPMKKNEFGVFEITIPPAADGKPAIPHNSKIKISLELPTAEWVDRLPAWIKYATQDLSISPAYDARFWNPPAESRYSFKHERPKKPASLRIYEAHVGISSPELRVTTYKEFTKNMLPRIKNLGYNAIQLMAIMEHAYYASFGYQVNNFFAASSRYGEPEDLKELVDVAHSLGLVVLLDVVHSHASKNVLDGLNQFDGTDHQYFHEGGRGRHELWDSRLFNYGHHEVLRFLLSNLRFWMDEYRFDGFRFDGVTSMLYLHHGIGTGFSGSYHEYFGPSVDEDAVVYLMLANEMLHTLYPEVITVAEDVSGMPALCLPLSLGGVGFDYRLAMAIPDMWIKILKEKKDEDWDIGNICWTLTNRRHGEKTIAYAESHDQALVGDKTLMMHLCDAELYTNMSVLGPLTPVIDRGMALHKMIRLLTHGLAGEGWLNFEGNEFGHPEWLDFPREGNQNSFWYARRQLNLTEDHLLRYQFLNNFDRSMNLCEDKYGWLHAPQAYISLKHEADKVIVFERAGVVFVFNFHPTQSFTDYRIGIEAPGTYRIVLDTDAKEHGGFCRLDQSTRFFTQPLEWNGRKNCTHVYIPCRTALVLAPESTISQK